The Longimicrobium sp. genome includes a region encoding these proteins:
- a CDS encoding multicopper oxidase domain-containing protein has translation MPERPVPGPRPRRLTRDLLGVATLAVAVAAAAGGCTHRGPVVPHARLYQDSLTSPLEVRSVNGVLSATLDVTMADLPVTRAGRAVGDSTVNTHTLSTDTLPLRAYTLAATTDPAYRPNDPRFTPRFPGPTFRVRPGDLVQIWLRNKLPPPTSPSDSNHVCMSYPATDSARHRPPSPLRDVFQDCFHGPNYTNIHYHGMHVTPDSNSTVVGDDVLMVIAPGDSILYSFRVPMNQSPGTHWYHPHKHGSVAIQVANGMSGAFIVEDPATGVDRFTRHHNLREHLIAFQQIDTTLGLLHGDRTNILDKVPPLVNGQNFPTLYMAPGEVQRWRIVNENVTRNSKTLEFRFEDRPGDEPVVVEVARDGVQFAPANLAAGNDSVLLMGAGNRLDLIVQAPPRTGTHHFRVRHNPGSGRRTRRPVLPRRTRASAGDPQFTDSTAYLLFRVVVDPARKASSTGIPASMPNLAAYLGTAIPAPPAFIATNLTPARDTAVVVFTDAWHPGNDTTPTQFFLGSAPSPRQRFNDTVVFVPSNARGTSMPMVLDSTQTWKIVNHSVNQINHPFHIHINPFQVDSVHAPNAQDAFLPLYQELNAAARRGSPIWLDVLPLPSPTVDSTGAIVDSAYVFITQRYASFEGCKDGKCGPPTGHFVMHCHILGHEERGMMQVLQVVRPGERPSNPGGHGAPRPAAHTGGGRGQRRPDAQPAHRH, from the coding sequence ATGCCCGAACGCCCCGTTCCCGGTCCACGCCCCCGCCGTCTGACGAGGGACCTGCTGGGCGTTGCCACGCTCGCGGTGGCGGTTGCCGCGGCGGCCGGCGGGTGCACGCACAGAGGCCCGGTGGTGCCACACGCGCGGCTCTACCAGGACTCGCTCACCAGCCCGCTGGAGGTGAGATCGGTGAACGGCGTGCTCAGCGCCACGCTGGACGTTACGATGGCCGACCTGCCGGTCACGCGCGCCGGCAGGGCGGTGGGAGACAGCACCGTGAACACGCATACGCTGAGCACGGACACCCTCCCCCTGCGCGCCTACACCCTGGCCGCCACCACGGACCCCGCGTACCGGCCCAACGATCCCCGCTTCACGCCCCGCTTTCCGGGGCCCACCTTCCGGGTGCGGCCGGGCGACCTGGTGCAGATCTGGCTGAGGAACAAGCTCCCCCCGCCCACGAGCCCGTCGGACTCGAACCACGTCTGCATGTCGTACCCGGCGACGGACTCCGCGCGGCACCGCCCCCCCTCACCGCTGCGGGACGTGTTCCAGGACTGCTTCCACGGGCCCAACTACACCAACATCCACTATCACGGGATGCACGTCACCCCCGACAGCAACTCCACGGTGGTGGGCGACGACGTGCTGATGGTGATCGCGCCGGGCGACTCCATCCTGTACTCCTTTCGCGTGCCGATGAACCAGTCGCCGGGAACGCACTGGTACCACCCGCACAAGCACGGCTCGGTGGCCATCCAGGTGGCGAACGGGATGTCGGGGGCCTTCATCGTGGAAGATCCCGCCACGGGGGTGGACCGCTTCACGCGGCATCACAACCTGCGCGAGCACCTGATCGCCTTCCAGCAGATCGACACCACCCTGGGGCTGCTGCACGGCGACAGGACCAACATCCTGGACAAGGTGCCGCCCCTGGTGAACGGGCAGAACTTCCCGACGCTCTACATGGCGCCGGGCGAGGTGCAGCGCTGGCGCATCGTGAACGAGAACGTGACGAGGAACAGCAAGACGCTCGAGTTCAGGTTCGAGGACCGCCCCGGCGACGAGCCCGTGGTGGTGGAGGTGGCGCGCGACGGGGTGCAGTTCGCCCCGGCCAACCTCGCGGCGGGCAACGATTCCGTCTTGCTGATGGGGGCGGGCAACCGGCTCGACCTGATCGTGCAGGCGCCGCCGCGGACCGGGACGCATCACTTCCGGGTCCGCCACAATCCCGGCTCCGGGCGGCGCACGCGCAGGCCGGTGCTCCCGCGGCGGACGCGCGCCAGCGCCGGCGACCCGCAGTTCACCGACTCGACCGCCTACCTGCTGTTCCGCGTGGTCGTCGACCCGGCCCGGAAGGCGAGCAGCACGGGCATCCCGGCGAGCATGCCGAACCTCGCGGCCTATCTGGGGACGGCCATTCCTGCCCCACCGGCCTTCATCGCCACGAACCTCACGCCGGCGCGTGACACCGCGGTGGTCGTATTCACCGACGCCTGGCACCCGGGAAACGACACGACCCCCACCCAGTTCTTTCTGGGAAGCGCACCGTCGCCCCGGCAGAGGTTCAACGACACGGTGGTCTTCGTGCCGTCCAACGCGCGCGGCACCTCCATGCCGATGGTGCTGGACTCGACGCAGACGTGGAAGATCGTGAACCACAGCGTCAACCAGATCAACCACCCGTTCCACATCCACATCAACCCCTTCCAGGTGGACTCGGTGCACGCCCCGAACGCCCAGGACGCGTTCTTACCGCTGTACCAGGAGCTGAACGCGGCGGCGAGGAGAGGATCGCCGATCTGGCTGGACGTGCTCCCCCTGCCGTCGCCCACCGTGGACAGCACGGGCGCCATCGTCGATTCCGCATACGTCTTCATCACGCAGCGCTACGCCAGCTTCGAGGGGTGCAAGGACGGCAAGTGCGGCCCGCCCACGGGCCACTTCGTGATGCACTGCCACATCCTGGGCCACGAGGAGCGCGGGATGATGCAGGTGCTGCAGGTGGTGCGGCCCGGAGAACGTCCGTCGAACCCGGGGGGCCACGGTGCGCCCCGCCCCGCCGCGCACACCGGCGGAGGACGCGGGCAGCGGCGCCCCGATGCGCAGCCGGCGCATCGCCACTGA
- a CDS encoding serine hydrolase domain-containing protein, producing MRLPSIRPAFRHLALVLLGALPLWTACGGARGGGAGPSPAAWEARLRPLVDSLYGVSGYPGLSVGVAFVGGPAFGIAAGWSDTTRRVALTPAHRLPQGSVGKTYAAALALQLVREGRLELDAPISRYLGREPWFDRLPNARSITVRQLMNHSSGVMRYEFKDEFTRALSADPDRAWRPEELVAYVLGERAPFPAGQGWDYSDTNYIVLGMIVEQITGRPYYEEVARRFLRPLRLRETIPSDRRVLPGLAQGYAGAGNPFGGTDAMIGADGRFAINPQFEWTGGGMASTPRDLARWATELYAGAVLDSATRAEMLRGVPAPLGPQGTTYGLGVIVRPLPLGVSWGHSGFFPGYLTEMMYFPRDRVAVVVQVNTSALPKDALPPGRVVGALVRAIRAHRQAAP from the coding sequence ATGCGACTTCCATCGATCCGGCCGGCATTCCGCCACCTCGCGCTGGTGCTGCTGGGCGCGCTTCCCCTGTGGACGGCGTGCGGCGGTGCGCGCGGAGGCGGGGCGGGGCCGTCGCCCGCGGCTTGGGAGGCGCGGCTGCGGCCGTTGGTGGACTCGCTGTACGGCGTGAGCGGGTACCCGGGGCTTTCGGTGGGGGTAGCGTTCGTGGGCGGGCCGGCGTTCGGGATTGCGGCGGGGTGGTCGGACACGACGCGGCGGGTGGCGCTGACGCCCGCACACCGCCTGCCTCAGGGGAGCGTGGGGAAGACGTACGCGGCGGCGCTCGCGCTGCAGCTGGTGCGGGAGGGGCGGCTGGAGCTGGATGCACCCATCTCGCGCTACCTGGGCCGGGAGCCCTGGTTCGACCGCCTGCCCAACGCGCGCTCCATCACCGTGCGGCAGCTGATGAACCACAGCAGCGGGGTGATGCGCTACGAGTTCAAGGACGAGTTCACCCGCGCGCTCTCCGCCGATCCCGACCGCGCCTGGCGGCCGGAGGAGCTGGTCGCGTACGTCCTGGGCGAGCGGGCTCCCTTCCCGGCGGGGCAGGGGTGGGACTACTCGGACACCAACTACATCGTCCTGGGGATGATCGTGGAGCAGATCACCGGGCGTCCCTACTACGAGGAGGTCGCCCGGCGCTTCCTGCGCCCGCTGCGGCTGCGCGAGACCATCCCCTCCGACCGCCGGGTGCTGCCCGGGCTGGCGCAGGGGTACGCGGGAGCCGGCAACCCGTTCGGCGGCACGGACGCGATGATCGGGGCGGATGGACGCTTCGCCATCAACCCACAGTTCGAGTGGACGGGCGGGGGGATGGCCTCCACGCCGCGCGACCTGGCGCGCTGGGCGACCGAGCTGTACGCCGGCGCCGTGCTGGACTCCGCCACGCGCGCGGAGATGCTGCGCGGCGTCCCCGCTCCGCTCGGCCCCCAGGGGACCACCTACGGGCTCGGAGTCATCGTGCGGCCGCTGCCGCTGGGAGTGAGCTGGGGGCACAGCGGCTTCTTTCCCGGCTACCTCACGGAAATGATGTACTTTCCGCGGGACCGCGTCGCCGTCGTGGTGCAGGTCAACACCAGCGCGCTTCCCAAAGACGCGCTTCCCCCCGGGCGGGTGGTGGGCGCGCTGGTACGCGCGATCCGGGCGCACAGGCAAGCGGCCCCGTAG